One Molothrus aeneus isolate 106 unplaced genomic scaffold, BPBGC_Maene_1.0 scaffold_19a, whole genome shotgun sequence genomic window carries:
- the LOC136569693 gene encoding serine/threonine-protein kinase pim-1-like produces MQSSKRGDCCAVFRSQGSAPGLKAAKFPCLDRLRGCARGARGLNVGHVGRAGNGHRDERPRCFSCSGGSGGSSSGGSGQRAEPAAVLGLQVAIERVPRNCVRHWGELPDGSRAPLEIVLLAKVSTDFPGVVQLLEWLELPKHIVMVLEQPERCQDLQRFIGARRFLPEEVARVLFRQVLEAVRHCTSCGVLHHDIKPQNILLDLATGQANLIDFGCGTYLQDTAYTHFAGTLSYSPAEWTHFGWYHGEAATIWSLGILLHQMVCGEHPFRRGRNLSWGQLPLPQGLSQECKDLIRWCLSVNSLDRPTLEDLFCDPWVQDIPRP; encoded by the exons ATGCAGAGCAGCAAGCGAGGGGATTGCTGTGCAGTGTTCaggagtcagggctctgcaCCTGGGCTCAAGGCTGCAAAGTTCCCGTGTTTGGACAGACtcaggggctgtgcccggggCGCGCGGGGCTTGAACGTGGGGCACGTGGGGCGAGCGGGGAACGGACACCGGGATGAACGGCCCCGGTGCTTCAGTTGCAgtggcggcagcggcggcagcagcagtggcGGCAGCGGGCAGCGAGCTGAGCCCGCTGCTGTCCTTGGCTTGCAGGTAGCCATCGAGAGGGTGCCACGGAACTGCGTCCGGCACTGGGGCGAGCTG CCCGACGGCAGCAGGGCCCCACTGGAGATcgtgctgctggccaaggtgTCCACTGACTTCCCTGGTgtggtgcagctgctggagtgGCTCGAGCTGCCCAAACACATCGTGatggtgctggagcagccagagcgCTGTCAGGACCTGCAGCGTTTCATCGGGGCACGGCGGTTCCTGCCCGAGGAGGTGGCGCGGGTGCTGTtccgccaggtgctggaggccgtgCGGCACTGCACCAGCTGCGGGGTCCTGCACCACGACATCAAACCACAGAACATCCTGCTTGACCTGGCCACCGGGCAGGCCAATCTGATTGACTTTGGCTGTGGCACCTACCTGCAAGACACAGCCTACACTCACTTTGCAG GAACACTGTCCTACAGCCCCGCGGAATGGACCCACTTTGGCTGGTACCATGGCGAGGCAGCAAcgatctggtccctgggcatcctgctgcacCAGATGGTCTGCGGGGAGCACCCTTTCAGGAGGGGCCGGAACCTCAGCTGGGGCCAGCTCCCGCTGCCACAAGGGCTCTCTCAAG AGTGCAAAGATCTGATCAGGTGGTGTTTATCTGTGAACTCCTTGGACAGACCGACATTAGAAGACCTGTTCTGTGATCCGTGGGTGCAGGATATTCCTCGGCCgtag